The following are encoded in a window of Sutcliffiella horikoshii genomic DNA:
- a CDS encoding VanZ family protein: MRNKRILYYLFLAFGWTVILFYLSSMSYAEQDIRPYLRMLVAEEHIAAVFAGVEIPYVNNKMSVDNMGGYQFVEFLFRKGAHLFFYSVLGYLLVRYFASSLGRKYWRVFAFSLSILLVIAMLDEFLQFHHPDRSGQWADVWLDGMGGLKGIITGFLSTYVKKNRKEGKQKSADSSM, encoded by the coding sequence ATGAGAAATAAGAGGATTCTATACTATCTGTTTCTGGCCTTTGGCTGGACCGTCATATTGTTCTATTTGTCTTCCATGTCCTATGCTGAGCAGGATATCAGGCCATATTTGCGAATGCTTGTGGCAGAGGAACATATTGCTGCAGTGTTTGCGGGAGTGGAGATTCCGTATGTGAATAACAAAATGAGTGTGGACAATATGGGAGGGTATCAGTTTGTAGAATTCCTTTTTCGAAAAGGAGCTCATCTATTTTTTTATAGTGTTCTTGGTTATTTGCTTGTCCGGTACTTTGCCAGTTCTCTAGGAAGAAAGTATTGGAGAGTGTTTGCTTTCAGTTTATCCATTCTCCTTGTTATTGCAATGCTTGATGAATTTTTGCAATTCCACCATCCAGACCGCAGCGGGCAGTGGGCAGATGTTTGGCTGGATGGGATGGGCGGACTGAAAGGGATTATTACGGGATTTCTTTCTACTTACGTTAAAAAGAATCGTAAAGAGGGCAAACAAAAAAGCGCAGACTCATCTATGTAG
- a CDS encoding GrpB family protein, with amino-acid sequence MFRNYLRNYPKVAEEYALLKGELATKYKYDRSTYTQQKEPFIIDIIEKAKGEFKKISSINGGSN; translated from the coding sequence TTGTTTCGTAATTACCTTAGAAATTATCCTAAAGTGGCAGAAGAATACGCATTGCTAAAAGGTGAACTTGCTACAAAATATAAGTATGATAGATCAACATACACCCAACAAAAAGAACCGTTCATTATTGATATTATCGAAAAAGCAAAAGGAGAATTCAAAAAAATTAGTTCCATCAACGGGGGCTCTAATTGA
- a CDS encoding helix-turn-helix domain-containing protein yields the protein MMNNTSFLARNIKSLRNQKNWSQQDLADRLNRVHGTISKWETEKEVPPIETLIELSKLFQVSIDYLVGNHYEQEHYVKEFNQLYQIKQADEELMHIVDYLKQHPNFKDILHKYINQSISDRKLMEDMMSIYVNK from the coding sequence ATGATGAACAACACGTCCTTTTTAGCCAGAAACATTAAATCCCTTCGTAATCAAAAAAACTGGTCGCAACAAGATCTTGCTGATCGCCTTAACAGGGTTCACGGTACCATCAGCAAATGGGAAACGGAAAAAGAAGTGCCACCAATTGAAACACTCATTGAGCTGAGCAAACTATTTCAAGTTTCCATTGATTACTTGGTCGGAAACCACTACGAACAAGAACATTATGTAAAAGAATTCAACCAACTCTATCAAATCAAGCAAGCTGATGAAGAACTAATGCACATTGTTGACTATTTAAAACAACACCCAAACTTTAAGGATATCCTACATAAGTACATCAACCAAAGCATCTCAGATAGAAAATTGATGGAAGACATGATGAGTATCTACGTGAATAAATGA
- a CDS encoding DEAD/DEAH box helicase, translated as MINEALFAKSNYIEERNQFFLYVKIRSSVLPPSRFTPLLFTWHEGSFFGSVLEESTYDGISGIFLNPSDALELYANNTENSFIELEWCDQSEQYRLIAPTVADLLNERAFQPSFAAWQEGKLSFSLTKEGQEMIAQNPLLPSYAGKMEEWLDAIMKDWMERKEEGYLQTYWMDYTKDPRQLAAEGSLVEYLDEEDWLRDIGWTKDTTPFKLGLRLLEPEKGEQDWKLETLLKDKKTEELYVWEQDSLPPSYKKYKKEVNRGFKKWQQLTPSLFSNGQIRSYLTEEDAWRFLVEGSERLLAIGSFIFLPPWWQAIKDSRIKVKARVNGSKKGGNHSQSFVGLQSLVNFEWRFSTRNTELSEEEFLALVEENRRLVQIKGEWVVLDPGFIEEIKRMMKHAEENGIRMEDLLKSNAAGMGGEIPDDASLDAGASYSIQDISYELTGSAERLIEQLYQGKEIPPFDVPETFKGELRPYQEQGAAWLTFLRDHGFGACLADDMGLGKTIQLIAYFLSCKEKEPEGPPVLIICPTSVLGNWQKELEKFAPSLDVMLHYGPNRGKGSIFREAVLDSDVVLTSYAISHLDEEELASIGWRTICLDEAQNIKNADTKQSQAVRNLSGGHHIALTGTPMENRLSELWAIFDFINPGYLGSLGSFHKQFVLAIEKDQDKKKIQQLQMLIQPFLLRRTKQDEQVALNLPAKQEQKEYCPLTIEQASIYEQLVKETLDKVEELGGIQRRGLVLKMLGQLKQVCDHPALYLKEETPENLLMRSSKMEKLVELVEQIRLRGESCLIFTQYISMGNMIIEALESSLGEKGRFLNGSVVKKNRDQLIQEFQDGEFHVLVLSLKAGGTGLNLTAANHVIHYDRWWNPAVENQATDRAYRIGQSRFVHVHKFIATGTLEEKIDAMIESKQALNNQIITSEGWITELDNEELRDLLTLR; from the coding sequence ATGATTAATGAGGCGTTATTTGCCAAGTCGAACTACATCGAGGAACGGAATCAGTTTTTTCTGTATGTGAAAATTCGCTCTTCCGTCCTGCCGCCATCTCGTTTCACCCCATTGCTCTTTACCTGGCATGAGGGGTCCTTTTTCGGCTCTGTCCTTGAAGAGTCTACTTATGACGGGATTTCCGGCATATTTTTAAATCCGAGTGACGCACTTGAACTGTATGCCAATAATACCGAGAATTCTTTTATCGAGCTGGAGTGGTGTGATCAGTCGGAACAATATCGCCTTATTGCTCCCACCGTCGCTGATTTGTTGAACGAAAGAGCCTTTCAACCAAGCTTTGCCGCGTGGCAAGAAGGCAAACTTTCGTTTTCTTTAACAAAGGAAGGTCAGGAGATGATTGCACAAAATCCTCTCCTCCCTTCTTATGCCGGTAAAATGGAAGAATGGTTGGACGCCATCATGAAAGATTGGATGGAACGCAAGGAAGAAGGGTACCTCCAAACATACTGGATGGACTATACAAAGGACCCGCGCCAATTAGCAGCGGAAGGTTCCCTAGTAGAATATTTAGATGAAGAAGACTGGCTTCGAGACATCGGCTGGACGAAAGATACCACTCCATTTAAGCTAGGGCTCCGTCTTTTGGAACCAGAAAAAGGGGAACAAGACTGGAAGCTGGAAACGTTGCTGAAAGATAAGAAAACAGAAGAATTATATGTGTGGGAGCAGGATAGCCTCCCTCCTTCTTATAAAAAATACAAAAAAGAAGTGAACCGCGGCTTCAAAAAGTGGCAGCAGCTGACTCCTTCTTTATTTTCAAATGGCCAGATCCGGTCCTATTTGACGGAAGAAGATGCATGGCGTTTTCTTGTAGAGGGCAGCGAAAGGCTGTTGGCAATCGGAAGCTTCATCTTCCTTCCGCCATGGTGGCAAGCTATTAAGGATTCCCGAATCAAGGTAAAAGCAAGAGTGAACGGATCCAAAAAGGGAGGAAACCACTCTCAGTCTTTTGTAGGTCTGCAGTCGTTAGTTAACTTTGAATGGCGCTTTTCCACCCGCAACACGGAGCTTTCCGAAGAGGAGTTCCTAGCGCTAGTGGAAGAAAACCGCCGTCTTGTACAGATTAAAGGCGAATGGGTTGTGCTTGATCCAGGGTTTATTGAAGAAATAAAGCGGATGATGAAGCATGCAGAAGAAAATGGGATCCGTATGGAAGACCTGTTGAAAAGCAATGCGGCTGGCATGGGTGGGGAAATTCCGGATGATGCCTCGCTGGATGCGGGGGCAAGTTATTCTATCCAGGATATCTCCTACGAGCTAACAGGATCTGCTGAGCGCTTGATTGAACAGCTTTATCAAGGCAAGGAAATTCCGCCATTTGATGTACCTGAGACATTTAAAGGCGAGCTCAGACCATACCAGGAGCAAGGTGCAGCATGGCTAACCTTTTTAAGGGATCACGGCTTTGGGGCTTGTCTTGCAGATGACATGGGACTTGGAAAGACTATCCAGCTGATTGCGTATTTCTTATCATGCAAGGAAAAAGAGCCAGAAGGTCCACCAGTTCTCATCATTTGCCCGACATCTGTTCTTGGAAACTGGCAAAAAGAACTGGAGAAATTCGCCCCAAGCTTGGATGTTATGTTGCATTACGGACCTAATCGTGGAAAAGGGTCTATTTTTCGAGAAGCCGTTTTAGATTCAGATGTCGTGTTGACCTCCTATGCCATTTCGCATCTGGATGAAGAGGAATTGGCAAGTATCGGCTGGCGCACCATCTGCTTGGATGAGGCGCAAAACATCAAGAACGCTGACACGAAGCAATCTCAAGCAGTGCGAAATTTAAGCGGTGGCCATCACATCGCGCTTACCGGTACCCCAATGGAAAACCGTTTGTCAGAGCTTTGGGCAATCTTTGATTTTATTAACCCTGGCTATTTGGGGTCACTTGGCTCCTTTCATAAGCAGTTTGTGTTGGCGATCGAGAAGGATCAGGACAAAAAGAAGATTCAACAATTGCAGATGCTCATTCAACCGTTCCTACTGCGCCGCACCAAGCAGGATGAACAGGTGGCACTGAACCTGCCAGCCAAGCAGGAGCAGAAGGAATATTGCCCGTTGACCATTGAGCAGGCTTCTATTTATGAACAGCTCGTAAAAGAAACCTTGGATAAGGTGGAAGAGTTGGGTGGGATTCAACGCCGCGGACTTGTGTTGAAAATGCTTGGCCAGTTGAAGCAGGTGTGTGATCACCCTGCTCTTTATCTGAAAGAGGAAACTCCAGAGAATCTCTTGATGCGCTCCAGTAAGATGGAAAAGCTGGTGGAGTTAGTGGAGCAGATTCGTTTACGCGGAGAAAGCTGCCTTATTTTCACCCAGTACATTTCCATGGGGAATATGATTATTGAGGCATTAGAATCCTCACTCGGGGAAAAAGGAAGATTTCTAAACGGCAGTGTCGTTAAAAAAAACCGCGATCAGCTGATTCAAGAATTCCAGGACGGCGAGTTTCATGTGCTGGTGCTTTCTTTGAAGGCCGGGGGCACCGGCTTAAACCTGACAGCAGCCAACCATGTTATCCATTATGACCGCTGGTGGAACCCGGCCGTGGAGAATCAGGCAACAGACAGAGCGTACCGGATCGGCCAGAGCAGATTTGTCCACGTTCATAAGTTTATTGCGACAGGCACGCTGGAGGAAAAAATCGATGCGATGATCGAATCCAAGCAGGCGCTGAACAATCAGATCATCACAAGCGAGGGTTGGATTACTGAACTTGATAATGAGGAATTAAGGGATTTGTTGACGTTGAGGTGA